A part of Pseudoalteromonas arctica A 37-1-2 genomic DNA contains:
- a CDS encoding ABC transporter permease, with amino-acid sequence MWVKLALKLFSREFRRGELTVISAAIALAVLTVLTLSMVTERIGQSIAQKSSAFIAADRVLASDHVLDTAFITKAQSQNLKTAQMVYFDTMLFADDEMQFSSVKAASNAYPLKGQLKVKDTLTGETKVANSGPTPGNVWLSESVFYSLNIDIGAQVELGAALFNVSKVIVEEPDAPFNVFSSSRRVLINIDDVAKTEVVQPGSRVYYRQLYAGSEADINSFYEWLKPQMKENQQWYGVKDRQSPISNSLNRAESFLLLAGLLGIILAAVAIAVSAKRYCERQYDPVAMMKTLGGSRSMIRKIYMLHLLLVCAMAVSIGLLIGYGLQEIATSYLSKSMGTELPLGGFKPWLVAISTGVICAVMFSIKPLFDLFDIPPLRVLRRNLGDKLAVSRVHLGMSALTVFLLMWLFSNNIKITLILFASTLALIGVLFLISKLIFGGGRKLGLKPGNSWSLAIASIQKRANVNAVQLISFSLAIKLLLFLVVLKNDMISDWQSQLPADAPNAFLVNITQNELEPINEYLAQKDIQVSEFYPTIRGRVNAVNGELVARSVSLQDNEKKDEEARAGIGRELNLTWLKDVPDQNEVTQGTWFGENAMAEASVEESMLERLDVEIGDTLTFLIGSQSFDAKITSVRKVNWATLKPNFFIILSPDVLADFPATYISSVRINPDQKRDFSQLLRTYPTITAIDIDNFVKQIQTTISQVSLAIGFVLAIVVLCGALVLISQVQASLGERMQEIVILRTLGAKSRLIKNATLYEFLLLGGLAGLVAAFFSDIALLIVQQQMFDLAGKLHPHIWIIGPVAGGVFVAGLGYLMIARTLKQNTQGLVRALG; translated from the coding sequence ATGTGGGTTAAGTTAGCGCTTAAGTTATTTTCGCGAGAATTTCGCCGTGGTGAGTTAACAGTTATAAGCGCAGCTATCGCCCTTGCTGTTTTAACCGTGCTTACACTGTCTATGGTTACTGAGCGGATAGGGCAAAGTATTGCGCAAAAAAGCAGTGCTTTTATTGCAGCAGACCGTGTACTTGCAAGCGATCATGTTCTCGACACTGCTTTTATTACTAAAGCACAGAGCCAAAATTTAAAAACGGCGCAAATGGTGTACTTCGACACTATGTTGTTTGCCGATGATGAAATGCAGTTTAGCTCAGTAAAAGCGGCATCTAATGCGTATCCGCTAAAAGGGCAGTTAAAAGTTAAAGATACCCTTACAGGTGAAACTAAGGTTGCTAATAGCGGGCCAACGCCTGGTAATGTGTGGCTAAGTGAGTCGGTATTTTACAGTTTAAATATTGATATAGGCGCGCAAGTAGAGCTTGGCGCTGCATTATTTAATGTTTCAAAAGTGATTGTAGAAGAGCCCGATGCGCCATTTAATGTATTTTCGAGCAGCCGCCGCGTGCTTATTAATATTGACGATGTGGCAAAAACCGAAGTTGTGCAGCCGGGTAGTCGTGTTTATTACCGCCAACTTTATGCAGGTAGTGAGGCCGACATAAATAGCTTTTACGAGTGGCTCAAACCACAAATGAAAGAAAACCAACAATGGTACGGCGTTAAAGACCGTCAATCACCTATTTCAAATAGTTTAAACCGTGCAGAGAGCTTTTTATTACTTGCCGGCCTATTAGGTATTATTTTAGCCGCAGTGGCTATAGCCGTTTCAGCAAAACGTTATTGTGAACGACAATACGACCCAGTAGCAATGATGAAAACGCTAGGCGGTAGCCGCTCAATGATCCGCAAAATATACATGCTCCATTTATTGCTTGTGTGTGCAATGGCGGTAAGTATTGGGCTTTTAATTGGTTATGGCTTGCAAGAAATAGCAACAAGTTACTTATCAAAAAGTATGGGCACAGAGCTACCTTTAGGTGGCTTTAAACCTTGGCTGGTGGCTATAAGCACTGGCGTAATTTGTGCTGTTATGTTTTCTATTAAACCGTTATTTGATTTATTTGATATTCCACCGCTTAGAGTGCTGCGCCGTAACTTAGGTGACAAGTTGGCAGTAAGTCGTGTGCATTTAGGCATGAGTGCGCTAACTGTGTTTTTATTAATGTGGTTATTTAGTAACAACATAAAAATAACGCTTATTTTGTTTGCCTCAACGCTTGCGCTAATTGGTGTGTTGTTTTTGATATCTAAATTAATATTTGGTGGCGGTCGAAAATTAGGGCTTAAGCCAGGTAACAGTTGGTCGCTTGCAATTGCATCTATTCAAAAGCGTGCAAATGTGAACGCGGTACAGTTAATTAGTTTTTCATTAGCGATTAAATTACTGCTGTTTTTAGTGGTACTTAAAAACGACATGATATCTGATTGGCAATCGCAACTTCCTGCCGATGCGCCTAATGCGTTTTTAGTTAATATTACGCAAAATGAGCTTGAGCCAATTAATGAGTATTTAGCACAAAAAGATATTCAGGTATCAGAGTTTTATCCCACTATTCGTGGACGCGTAAATGCGGTAAACGGCGAGTTGGTAGCACGTTCTGTATCGCTGCAAGACAACGAGAAAAAAGACGAAGAAGCACGTGCAGGTATTGGCCGTGAGCTAAACCTTACATGGCTTAAAGATGTGCCTGACCAAAATGAAGTAACACAAGGCACGTGGTTTGGTGAAAATGCGATGGCTGAAGCCTCAGTAGAGGAGTCGATGCTTGAGCGTTTAGATGTTGAGATAGGCGATACGCTTACATTTTTAATTGGTTCGCAATCGTTCGACGCTAAAATTACCAGTGTGCGCAAAGTTAATTGGGCCACGCTTAAACCTAACTTTTTTATTATTTTAAGCCCAGATGTACTTGCAGATTTTCCGGCGACGTATATTTCGTCGGTACGTATTAACCCAGATCAAAAGCGTGACTTTAGCCAGTTATTGCGTACTTACCCTACTATTACAGCGATTGATATTGATAACTTTGTTAAGCAAATACAAACAACTATTTCGCAAGTATCACTCGCCATTGGCTTTGTACTTGCCATTGTTGTGCTGTGTGGCGCGCTTGTACTTATATCGCAAGTGCAAGCTAGTTTAGGTGAGCGTATGCAAGAAATTGTAATACTGCGAACACTTGGCGCTAAAAGCCGACTAATTAAAAACGC
- a CDS encoding ABC transporter ATP-binding protein has product MSALSQLNIIQVNGLSKVVSTFEGELPILSDISFNVKHGESVAIVGTSGSGKSTLLSLLAGLDTASSGEIFLDGEPLHNLDEEERAALRAAKIGFVFQSFMLVQSLTALENVMLPAELAGESDAKEQAIALLEKVGLSHRIDHYPSQLSGGEQQRVAIARAFIGTPNILFADEPSANLDSKNGKMIESLLFDLNTQHGTTLILVTHDEGLAQKCEHIIQIEAGLLVKSEVEDVANVG; this is encoded by the coding sequence ATGTCAGCGCTTTCTCAATTAAATATAATTCAGGTTAATGGTTTGTCTAAAGTAGTCTCTACCTTTGAAGGCGAGCTGCCCATCCTCAGTGACATCAGCTTTAATGTCAAGCATGGCGAGTCTGTTGCTATTGTTGGCACGTCGGGCTCTGGTAAATCAACGTTACTCAGTTTATTAGCAGGGTTGGATACCGCAAGCAGCGGCGAAATATTTTTAGATGGCGAGCCATTACACAATTTAGATGAAGAAGAGCGTGCTGCACTGCGCGCGGCTAAAATTGGGTTTGTGTTTCAATCGTTTATGTTAGTACAAAGCTTAACGGCACTTGAAAACGTTATGCTACCAGCAGAGCTTGCTGGCGAAAGTGATGCGAAAGAGCAAGCAATTGCATTGCTTGAAAAAGTGGGTTTGAGCCATCGAATTGACCATTACCCGTCACAGCTCTCTGGTGGTGAGCAACAACGTGTTGCTATTGCGCGTGCATTTATTGGTACACCTAACATATTGTTTGCTGATGAGCCTTCGGCTAACTTAGACAGCAAAAACGGTAAAATGATTGAGTCGTTATTATTTGATTTAAACACGCAACACGGCACTACGCTTATTTTGGTTACTCACGATGAAGGGCTTGCACAAAAATGTGAGCACATTATTCAAATAGAAGCGGGTTTACTGGTAAAAAGCGAAGTAGAGGACGTTGCTAATGTGGGTTAA
- a CDS encoding arylesterase: MTHSILRLVFILFLVIKPLSAAADNTILILGDSLSAAYGLQQEEGWVKLLQDKYDDEHADIELINASISGETSGGALRRLDALLEQYEPTHVLIELGANDGLRGFPVKKMQANLTSLIQKSQAANAMTALMEIYIPPNYGPRYSKMFTDTFSRVSEKTNTHLMNFFMLDIAGQPELMQNDSLHPNKKAQPLIRDEMYDSIKKWLNKD; this comes from the coding sequence ATGACTCATTCAATCCTACGTTTAGTATTCATTTTATTTTTAGTTATCAAACCGCTGAGCGCAGCAGCCGACAACACGATTTTAATACTCGGTGACAGTTTAAGCGCAGCCTACGGACTTCAACAAGAAGAAGGCTGGGTAAAATTGTTACAAGATAAATACGATGACGAACACGCCGACATTGAACTTATCAACGCCAGTATTAGTGGCGAAACATCGGGTGGAGCCCTACGCCGTTTAGATGCATTGCTTGAGCAATACGAACCCACTCATGTACTTATTGAGCTAGGTGCTAACGACGGTTTACGTGGTTTTCCAGTCAAAAAAATGCAAGCTAACTTAACGTCTCTTATTCAAAAAAGCCAAGCAGCTAATGCAATGACCGCTTTAATGGAAATTTACATTCCCCCTAATTACGGGCCGCGCTACAGCAAAATGTTTACAGACACTTTCTCGCGCGTTAGCGAAAAGACAAATACGCATTTAATGAACTTTTTTATGCTCGATATTGCTGGTCAACCTGAGCTGATGCAAAACGATAGTTTACACCCTAACAAAAAAGCTCAGCCATTAATACGAGATGAGATGTATGACTCGATCAAAAAGTGGTTAAATAAAGACTAG